The proteins below are encoded in one region of Zootoca vivipara chromosome 10, rZooViv1.1, whole genome shotgun sequence:
- the NDUFA5 gene encoding NADH dehydrogenase [ubiquinone] 1 alpha subcomplex subunit 5 → MAGVLKKTTGLVGLAVCEAPHERLRVLYSKILATLDNMPRDASYRKYTENIVNERFDIVKTEPDVQKLESKINGGQIEEVILQAESELSLARKMVQWRPWEPLVEEPPSDQWKWPI, encoded by the exons ACCACTGGACTAGTTGGGCTAGCTGTATGTGAGGCGCCACATGAG CGCCTCCGGGTACTCTACTCAAAAATCCTTGCTACTTTGGATAATATGCCCAGAGATGCATCATATAGGAAGTATACAGAGAACATTGTAAATGAGCGGTTTGATATAGTAAAAACA GAACCTGATGTGCAAAAACtggaaagtaaaataaatggTGGACAGATAGAAGAAGTGATTTTGCAG gcTGAAAGTGAGCTCAGCCTAGCCAGGAAAATGGTGCAATGGCGACCATGGGAGCCTTTGGTTGAAGAACCTCCGTCTGATCAATGGAAATGGCCAATATAG